In Mytilus galloprovincialis chromosome 1, xbMytGall1.hap1.1, whole genome shotgun sequence, the following are encoded in one genomic region:
- the LOC143074615 gene encoding uncharacterized protein LOC143074615: protein MRGKKLNWMMICFILLHHGDFSLILFIVDTELCKLQKDTELCKKSAFAEGTYKNLKVQFVSYFLFCTYFNMSPLPTSVNTLCLYGNFLSRSFKSVASIQNYISGVKTLHLLLGFEFPTEDWFSIKLLFRGLSRQNHHMPRRALPITPQILLKMCEFLDMSNPSDVTIWCCFLFAFFLMVRKSNLVPTSAKNFDPHKQLCRNNVIVFSDCLLVKMEWSKTIQFGNRKLELPLVKIKGSPLCPYNAYNRMCTLIPADGEKPAFLIPQSKGFKILCYSYFQKRLRDILEKCGLNSSKFSSHSFRRGGATWAFHSKVPSELIQFHGDWRSDAYKVYLEFDLHDKLSISRAMADEILN from the coding sequence ATGCGTGGAAAGAAATTGAATTGGATGATGATCTGTTTCATTTTACTTCACCATGGTGATTTTTCTTTGATATTGTTTATTGTAGATACTGAGTTATGTAAGTTACAGAAAGACACGGAGTTATGTAAAAAATCTGCGTTTGCAGAAGGAACTTACAAGAATTTGAAAGTGCAATTTGTTTCTTACTTTTTATTTTGCACATATTTTAATATGTCACCTTTGCCTACTTCTGTAAATACTCTTTGTTTATATGGAAATTTTTTGAGTAGGAGTTTTAAGAGTGTAGCttcaattcaaaattatattagtGGTGTCAAGACTTTACATTTGTTATTAGGATTTGAGTTTCCAACGGAAGATTGGTTTTCCATAAAATTATTGTTTAGAGGGTTGTCTCGTCAAAATCATCATATGCCTCGCAGAGCTCTGCCTATTACTCCACAGATTCTTTTGAAAATGTGTGAATTTTTAGATATGTCTAATCCGTCAGATGTCACTATCtggtgctgttttttgtttgccttttttcTTATGGTTAGAAAGTCTAATTTAGTTCCAACTTCGGCAAAGAATTTTGATCCACACAAACAATTATGCAGAAATAACGTTATTGTTTTTAGTGATTGTTTGTTGGTTAAAATGGAATGGTCAAAAACCATTCAATTTGGTAATAGGAAACTGGAGTTACCATTGGTTAAGATAAAAGGGTCTCCACTTTGTCCGTACAACGCGTACAATCGTATGTGCACTCTTATACCAGCCGATGGTGAAAAACCCGCTTTTTTAATTCCACAATCTAAaggatttaaaattttatgttattCTTATTTTCAGAAAAGACTACGGGACATTTTAGAAAAGTGTGGTTTAAATTCTTCCAAATTTTCCTCTCATTCTTTTCGGAGAGGAGGGGCTACATGGGCTTTTCACAGTAAAGTTCCTTCCGAGTTGATACAATTTCACGGGGATTGGCGTAGTGACGCATATAAAGTTTATTTAGAATTTGATTTACATGACAAATTGTCTATTTCACGAGCTATGGCTGATGAGATTCTGAattaa